From Apium graveolens cultivar Ventura chromosome 9, ASM990537v1, whole genome shotgun sequence, the proteins below share one genomic window:
- the LOC141685504 gene encoding uncharacterized protein LOC141685504, whose amino-acid sequence MPMILWSYNTTPRTTIGETPFLLTYGYEAMVPVEVGAGSLRRDVFVEEDAEVYQRLHLDLLDEARTNSQLKLAAYQQRVARYFNKRVKSVPFKVGDLVLRKVMPNTKIAQHGVLGANWEGPYKVKAILWKGTYRLEDLDGKLIPRAWNAEHLRKYYQ is encoded by the coding sequence ATGCCCATGATCCTCTGGTCTTACAATACGACTCCTAGAACGACTATAGGGGAAACCCCATTTCTACTAACTTATGGATATGAGGCCATGGTTCCCGTGGAGGTAGGAGCTGGATCCCTCCGGAGAGATGTCTTTGTTGAGGAAGATGCAGAAGTTTACCAGAGGCTTCACTTGGATTTGCTAGATGAAGCCAGAACGAACTCTCAATTAAAGCTTGCTGCATACCAGCAGAGGGTCGCAAGGTATTTCAATAAAAGGGTTAAATCTGTACCATTCAAGGTTGGGGATCTTGTGTTGCGAAAGGTTATGCCTAATACTAAGATAGCTCAACACGGGGTGCTTGgggctaattgggaaggaccgtacaagGTCAAAGCTATACTCTGGAAGGGAACCTATCGCCTAGAAGACCTGGATGGTAAACTTATTCCTCGAGCATGGAATGCAGAACATCTAcgaaagtattatcagtag